One window from the genome of Thermaerobacter marianensis DSM 12885 encodes:
- a CDS encoding acyclic terpene utilization AtuA family protein, translated as MTTGTGARRTSGRPRAEVRLLAPTGHLGFTPLEKDSFLAGLERDPDFVVADSGSCDIGPYPLGADQPASPPAWQYHDLELLLVETRRRGIPLIIGSASDTGTRRGVDLYARMVAGIADRHGLPPFRLACIYSDVPLERLRRLLDAGVPIRGLDGRPPLRPADLDRTSRAVAVMGAEPIVTALDAGADVVICGRASDAAIFAAPALWCGMPAATAYYAGKVLECASFCAEPFMAKESVLGILRPGEVVVEPMHPAQRCTPASLAGHALYERATPFFEHVPAGVLDMRGCVYQALDQRRTRVTGFQFRPAASYAVKVEGAGPVGERFLALAGLRDPELVRRVDEAVAWARRKVAERYGTAGYELYYHVYGRNAVMGEMEPEPRPGHEVGLVVEVVCPDPDRGREICTMAARQLFYARMEGRTGTAGRAALMTDEVLRARPAYRWTLNHVVPLDDPLSWFPMTLRWVGAMRPAGVPVGAGAGRTGPGTGVTGHPRVGEAAWHAPA; from the coding sequence ATGACCACCGGCACCGGTGCGCGCCGGACCAGCGGTCGGCCGCGGGCCGAGGTACGGCTGCTGGCGCCCACCGGGCACCTGGGTTTCACGCCCCTGGAGAAGGACAGCTTCCTGGCGGGCCTGGAGCGAGACCCCGACTTCGTGGTGGCCGACTCCGGCAGCTGCGACATCGGGCCCTACCCGCTGGGTGCCGACCAGCCGGCGAGCCCGCCGGCCTGGCAGTACCACGACCTGGAGCTCCTGCTGGTGGAGACCCGGCGCCGCGGGATCCCGCTGATCATCGGCTCGGCTTCGGACACGGGGACGCGGCGCGGCGTCGACCTCTACGCCCGGATGGTCGCCGGCATCGCCGACCGCCACGGCCTGCCGCCCTTCCGCCTGGCGTGCATCTATTCCGACGTGCCGCTGGAGCGGCTGCGGCGGCTGCTGGACGCGGGGGTGCCCATCCGCGGCCTGGACGGCCGGCCCCCCCTGAGGCCCGCCGACCTGGACCGCACCTCCCGGGCGGTGGCAGTGATGGGTGCGGAGCCCATCGTGACCGCCCTGGACGCAGGAGCGGACGTGGTGATCTGCGGCCGGGCCAGCGACGCGGCGATCTTCGCCGCCCCGGCCCTCTGGTGCGGGATGCCGGCCGCCACCGCCTACTACGCCGGCAAGGTGCTGGAGTGCGCCTCCTTCTGCGCCGAGCCCTTCATGGCCAAAGAGTCGGTGCTGGGCATCCTGCGCCCCGGCGAGGTGGTGGTGGAGCCCATGCACCCCGCCCAGCGGTGCACGCCGGCTTCCCTGGCGGGGCACGCCCTCTACGAGCGGGCCACGCCCTTCTTCGAGCACGTGCCGGCGGGCGTGCTGGACATGCGGGGGTGCGTCTACCAGGCCCTGGACCAGCGCCGCACCCGGGTGACGGGCTTCCAGTTCCGGCCCGCGGCGTCGTATGCCGTCAAGGTGGAAGGGGCGGGGCCCGTGGGGGAGCGGTTCCTGGCGCTGGCGGGCCTGCGGGACCCCGAGCTGGTCCGGCGGGTCGACGAGGCCGTGGCCTGGGCCCGCCGCAAGGTGGCGGAGCGGTACGGCACCGCCGGCTACGAGCTCTACTACCACGTGTACGGTCGCAACGCCGTCATGGGGGAGATGGAACCGGAACCCCGTCCCGGCCACGAGGTGGGGCTCGTGGTGGAGGTGGTCTGCCCCGATCCCGACCGGGGCCGGGAGATCTGCACCATGGCCGCCCGGCAGCTGTTCTACGCCCGGATGGAGGGACGAACCGGCACCGCCGGCCGCGCGGCGCTGATGACCGACGAGGTGCTGCGGGCCCGGCCCGCCTACCGCTGGACGCTGAACCACGTGGTACCGTTGGACGATCCGCTGAGCTGGTTTCCCATGACTTTGCGCTGGGTCGGGGCGATGCGCCCGGCGGGGGTGCCGGTCGGTGCCGGGGCGGGACGAACCGGCCCGGGCACCGGCGTGACCGGCCACCCCAGGGTAGGGGAGGCAGCCTGGCATGCGCCTGCGTGA
- a CDS encoding DUF4387 domain-containing protein: MRLRDLATTIRSKNAGVDLITFDILFPSEEAYRRACRSPVLTPESICRLLNIGPDRLYCFVRFDPARAIKFTVRRRRPAGGPGETDVFGSQQYGPLLDLEVEPDPAAPPEPPRQEASLVGAGTRGGPGERRGSAGMGER; the protein is encoded by the coding sequence ATGCGCCTGCGTGACCTCGCCACCACCATCCGCAGCAAGAACGCCGGCGTCGACCTGATCACCTTCGACATCCTGTTCCCGTCGGAGGAGGCCTATCGCCGGGCCTGCCGGAGCCCGGTGCTGACCCCGGAGTCCATCTGCCGGCTGCTGAACATCGGGCCCGACCGCCTGTACTGCTTCGTCCGTTTTGACCCCGCTCGGGCCATCAAGTTCACGGTCCGGCGGCGCAGACCGGCCGGTGGACCAGGCGAGACCGACGTCTTCGGGAGCCAGCAGTACGGGCCCCTTCTGGACCTGGAGGTGGAACCCGACCCGGCCGCCCCGCCGGAGCCGCCCCGGCAGGAAGCGTCCTTGGTGGGTGCGGGGACCCGCGGGGGGCCGGGGGAACGGCGGGGGAGCGCAGGGATGGGGGAACGGTAG
- a CDS encoding ABC transporter substrate-binding protein yields MVLVLVLALIAAGCTAGRQEQAGGEAGSSEGKVLTLTLDGAKNREAELQVIAQYLKQVGIDAQVRVWEYQTLVAEAQKGTREAYATDWGSATFTPVDLAVPKLETGGRGNYSFYSNPEVDRLFKEAAATTDEAIALEAYKQAQQILYQDAPWIFGYYLDAIEAASAKVKNWQPSMDSRINLHDVELEGGDTLVVGLRADRILSLDPAAYRDRDTETVIRNIYDGLVTRTPDGRVVPEIAESWEQPDPTTYVFKLRRGIKFHNGEDLTADDVVYTFERILADDGLDGQPSPRKGLVEPLQSVEKIDDYTVRMKLANPSAAFLQLLVHTQIVPKDYVEEVGSAGLSQRPVGAGPFRFVEGTLDGQIVLERFDDYYGGSPDLPPVGPAKVKRVIFRMMPEPATRIAALQNGEVHIIQEVPPDLVAQLENDPDVQVKVTQGTRLYMIELNTQKLADPRVRQALNYAINWDELLQELYKGHAHRVATAMLPSGFGYDESLKPYPYDPAKAKQLLQEAGYKVD; encoded by the coding sequence GTGGTCCTGGTCCTGGTCCTGGCCCTGATCGCCGCCGGGTGTACCGCCGGCAGGCAGGAGCAGGCCGGCGGCGAGGCCGGTTCGTCCGAGGGGAAGGTGCTGACCCTGACCCTGGACGGGGCCAAGAACCGCGAGGCGGAGCTGCAGGTCATCGCCCAGTACCTGAAGCAGGTGGGCATCGACGCCCAGGTGCGGGTGTGGGAGTACCAGACGCTGGTGGCCGAAGCCCAGAAGGGCACCCGCGAGGCCTACGCCACCGACTGGGGCAGCGCCACCTTCACCCCGGTGGACCTGGCGGTGCCCAAGCTCGAGACGGGCGGCCGCGGCAACTACTCGTTCTACTCCAACCCCGAGGTGGACCGGCTGTTCAAGGAGGCGGCGGCCACCACCGACGAGGCCATCGCCCTGGAGGCGTACAAGCAGGCGCAGCAGATCCTCTACCAGGACGCGCCGTGGATCTTCGGCTATTACCTGGACGCCATCGAGGCGGCATCGGCCAAGGTGAAGAACTGGCAGCCCTCCATGGACAGCCGGATCAACCTGCACGACGTGGAGCTGGAGGGCGGCGACACCCTGGTGGTGGGCCTGCGGGCGGACCGCATCCTCTCCCTGGATCCGGCGGCCTACCGGGACCGGGACACGGAGACGGTGATCCGGAACATCTACGACGGCCTGGTGACCCGCACCCCTGACGGCCGGGTGGTGCCGGAGATCGCCGAGTCGTGGGAGCAGCCGGACCCGACCACCTACGTGTTCAAGCTCCGGCGGGGCATCAAGTTCCACAACGGCGAGGACCTGACGGCCGACGACGTGGTCTACACCTTCGAACGCATCCTGGCCGACGACGGCCTGGACGGCCAGCCCTCGCCGCGCAAGGGCCTGGTGGAGCCGCTCCAGTCCGTCGAGAAGATCGACGACTACACGGTGCGGATGAAGCTGGCCAACCCGTCGGCCGCGTTCCTCCAGCTGCTGGTGCACACCCAGATCGTGCCCAAGGACTACGTCGAAGAAGTCGGCAGTGCGGGCCTGTCGCAGCGGCCCGTGGGGGCAGGGCCCTTCCGCTTCGTGGAGGGCACCCTGGACGGGCAGATCGTGCTGGAGCGGTTCGACGACTACTACGGCGGTTCACCGGACCTGCCGCCCGTCGGTCCGGCCAAGGTCAAGCGGGTGATCTTCCGCATGATGCCGGAGCCGGCCACCCGTATCGCCGCCCTGCAGAACGGGGAGGTCCACATCATCCAGGAGGTGCCGCCGGACCTGGTGGCCCAGCTGGAGAACGATCCCGACGTGCAGGTCAAGGTCACCCAGGGGACGCGGCTCTACATGATCGAGCTCAACACCCAGAAGCTTGCCGACCCGCGGGTGCGCCAGGCGCTGAACTACGCCATCAACTGGGACGAATTGCTGCAGGAGCTCTACAAGGGGCACGCCCACCGGGTGGCGACGGCCATGCTGCCCAGCGGCTTCGGCTACGACGAGAGCCTGAAGCCCTACCCCTACGACCCGGCGAAGGCGAAGCAGCTGCTGCAGGAGGCGGGGTACAAGGTCGACTGA
- a CDS encoding ABC transporter permease gives MRGGWVLRRVAMALPLAVGIVLVSFILLRVMPGDPVDIMLRGGGTSSEEEARALARQLGLDQPLPVQLARFVADLARGDLGESIRSRQPVGQMLRATLPATVELALAALVFAVAVGVALGVLAATRRGSWLDRAVMAVASLGVSMPAFWFGIVLMLVLAVGTGWLPTSGRIASQYAGTVPWRTGFLLIDTLLAGNGAAFRSAVAHLVLPAVTLGAELAAVVARVTRSSMLEVLGAEFIRTARAKGLHERRVILVHALRNALIPTASVVGLQAGVLLGGNMIVETVFSWPGLGRLVVEAIFARDYPVVQGAVMVYALTFLVMNLLVDLAYTWLDPRIREA, from the coding sequence ATGCGCGGCGGGTGGGTCTTGCGCCGGGTGGCCATGGCCCTGCCCCTGGCGGTGGGGATCGTGCTGGTGAGCTTCATCCTGCTGCGGGTGATGCCGGGGGACCCCGTGGACATCATGCTCCGCGGAGGCGGCACGTCCAGCGAAGAGGAGGCCCGAGCCCTGGCCCGCCAGCTGGGCCTGGACCAGCCGCTTCCCGTGCAGCTGGCCCGGTTCGTGGCCGACCTGGCCCGTGGCGACCTGGGCGAGTCCATCCGCAGCCGCCAGCCGGTGGGGCAGATGCTGCGGGCGACCCTGCCCGCCACGGTGGAGCTGGCCCTGGCGGCCCTGGTCTTCGCCGTCGCGGTCGGGGTGGCGCTGGGCGTCCTGGCGGCCACCCGCCGCGGCTCCTGGCTGGATCGGGCCGTCATGGCCGTGGCCTCCCTGGGGGTCTCCATGCCGGCCTTCTGGTTCGGCATCGTACTGATGCTGGTGCTGGCGGTGGGGACGGGGTGGCTGCCCACCTCGGGGCGGATCGCCTCCCAATACGCCGGCACGGTGCCCTGGCGTACCGGGTTCCTCCTGATCGACACGCTGCTGGCGGGGAACGGGGCCGCCTTTCGCTCCGCCGTCGCCCACCTGGTGTTGCCGGCGGTCACCCTGGGGGCCGAGCTGGCGGCGGTGGTGGCCCGGGTCACCCGCTCCAGCATGCTGGAGGTCCTGGGGGCCGAGTTCATCCGCACGGCACGGGCCAAGGGGCTGCACGAGCGGCGGGTGATCCTGGTCCACGCCCTGCGCAACGCCCTGATCCCCACCGCCAGTGTGGTGGGCCTGCAGGCCGGGGTGCTGCTGGGCGGCAACATGATCGTCGAGACGGTGTTCAGCTGGCCGGGACTGGGGCGGCTGGTGGTCGAGGCCATCTTCGCCCGGGATTACCCCGTGGTGCAGGGGGCGGTGATGGTCTACGCCCTGACGTTCCTGGTGATGAACCTGCTGGTCGATCTGGCGTACACGTGGCTGGATCCGCGCATCCGGGAGGCGTAG
- a CDS encoding ABC transporter permease has protein sequence MGSGPGDAGPGSGRGPGPGGPSPGFGGTPAPGAAPVPAAWWRAWRRHPQVTIGLVVVLLYVLAALTAPWLAPYDPEDFTLSARLAPPAFLPGGQPEHLLGTDRVGRDLLTRMLYGARVSLLVGAAAVTVAGVVGSVLGAVGGYAGGLIDQVLSRAADLLMAFPYLLFTILMMGILGPGIGNLILALTFKAWVEFFRVARGQVLAEKAKPYVEAARAIGRSHAGILAREILPNILHALLVVATLRAGYMILMEASLSFLGIGVPPDVPAWGSMVAEGRDYLGTAWWVSTLPGLAVLVLVLAVNTLGDGLREMLDPRLRVERLEGGSR, from the coding sequence ATGGGCTCCGGCCCCGGGGATGCCGGTCCGGGCTCTGGCCGTGGCCCCGGCCCCGGTGGCCCGTCCCCCGGTTTCGGAGGGACGCCGGCCCCTGGCGCAGCCCCGGTCCCCGCTGCGTGGTGGCGGGCATGGCGGCGCCACCCCCAGGTGACCATCGGCCTGGTGGTGGTCCTGCTGTACGTGCTGGCCGCCCTGACCGCACCGTGGCTGGCCCCTTACGACCCCGAAGACTTCACCCTCAGCGCCCGGCTGGCCCCACCGGCCTTCCTGCCCGGCGGCCAGCCCGAGCACCTGCTGGGCACCGACCGGGTGGGCCGCGACCTGCTGACCCGGATGCTCTACGGGGCCCGGGTGTCCCTTCTGGTGGGGGCGGCCGCGGTCACGGTGGCGGGGGTGGTGGGGTCGGTGCTGGGCGCCGTGGGCGGCTACGCCGGCGGCCTGATCGACCAGGTGCTCTCCCGGGCGGCCGACCTGCTGATGGCCTTTCCGTACCTGCTCTTCACCATCCTGATGATGGGGATCCTGGGGCCCGGCATCGGCAACCTGATCCTGGCCCTGACCTTCAAGGCATGGGTGGAGTTCTTCCGGGTGGCGCGAGGCCAGGTGCTGGCGGAGAAGGCCAAGCCCTACGTGGAGGCGGCCCGGGCCATCGGCCGCAGCCACGCCGGCATCCTGGCGCGGGAGATCCTGCCCAACATTCTGCACGCGCTGCTGGTGGTGGCCACCCTGCGGGCCGGCTACATGATCTTGATGGAGGCGTCCTTGAGCTTCCTGGGCATCGGCGTCCCCCCCGACGTGCCGGCGTGGGGCTCCATGGTGGCCGAGGGGCGCGACTACCTGGGCACGGCCTGGTGGGTCTCGACCCTGCCCGGCCTGGCCGTGCTGGTGCTGGTGCTGGCGGTCAATACCCTGGGCGACGGGCTGCGGGAGATGCTGGACCCGCGGCTGCGGGTGGAACGGCTTGAAGGAGGCAGCCGGTAG
- a CDS encoding gamma-glutamyl-gamma-aminobutyrate hydrolase family protein, which translates to MAMPVIGIAASVEVMTPAARGGGSSPVRGAGRAVGGTGSAPASHPLHGRWPPPAMDPPRGPAAGVDPGSDPAVAPRSALERGCSPAPASGSGAGPGGGSAPRPAEDAEGPVPIAAVLPMTYVEAVAAAGGLPVILPVAGPEVAVDPWLDRLDGLVVPGNYPFLPADLRALPGLREQAPRRYDSDVAWLRGALARGMPVLAICRGMQTLNELLGGTLTRRVHPPGSHLQAGPGLTGGHGLWVEPGSRLAACLGGRTRLRVNSYHVAAVRQAGRGLRVSARAQDGVVEAIEGTGEVFVLGVQFHPELIWRDEPALAGIFTGLIEAARAYRDGRSRARPAREPVEMEPAGPGAVVPDPAADQAVVAAGTLQA; encoded by the coding sequence ATGGCGATGCCCGTCATCGGCATCGCGGCATCGGTGGAAGTCATGACCCCCGCCGCTCGCGGCGGGGGTTCGTCGCCGGTAAGGGGGGCGGGACGGGCCGTGGGCGGGACGGGATCTGCCCCGGCCTCCCACCCTCTCCACGGCCGGTGGCCCCCACCAGCCATGGACCCGCCTCGTGGACCGGCGGCCGGGGTCGACCCCGGCTCCGACCCGGCCGTCGCACCCAGGTCCGCGCTGGAACGGGGATGCAGTCCGGCCCCGGCGTCCGGATCCGGGGCCGGGCCGGGAGGCGGGTCGGCCCCGCGCCCCGCCGAGGACGCCGAGGGGCCGGTTCCCATCGCCGCCGTCCTGCCCATGACGTACGTCGAGGCGGTGGCGGCAGCGGGCGGCCTGCCGGTGATCCTGCCCGTGGCAGGCCCGGAGGTGGCGGTGGATCCTTGGCTGGACCGGCTGGACGGCCTGGTGGTGCCCGGGAATTATCCCTTCCTTCCTGCGGACCTGCGGGCGCTGCCGGGGCTGCGGGAGCAGGCGCCGCGCCGGTATGACTCCGACGTGGCCTGGTTGCGGGGTGCCCTGGCGCGGGGAATGCCGGTCTTGGCCATCTGCCGCGGCATGCAGACCCTCAACGAGCTCTTGGGCGGAACGTTGACCCGGCGCGTTCATCCGCCAGGGTCCCACCTGCAGGCGGGGCCGGGCCTCACGGGCGGCCACGGCCTGTGGGTCGAACCCGGCTCCCGCCTGGCGGCTTGCCTTGGCGGTCGCACCCGGCTGCGCGTCAACAGCTACCACGTGGCGGCCGTGCGCCAGGCGGGCCGGGGGTTGCGGGTCAGCGCCCGGGCCCAGGACGGCGTGGTGGAGGCCATCGAAGGGACGGGCGAGGTCTTCGTCCTCGGGGTCCAGTTCCACCCCGAGCTGATCTGGCGGGACGAACCGGCCCTGGCGGGCATCTTCACGGGCCTGATCGAGGCGGCGAGGGCGTACCGGGACGGCCGGTCACGAGCGCGCCCGGCGCGAGAGCCGGTCGAAATGGAGCCGGCTGGGCCGGGTGCGGTGGTGCCGGACCCGGCGGCGGACCAGGCCGTGGTCGCGGCCGGCACGCTGCAGGCTTGA
- a CDS encoding prevent-host-death protein: MLRFVTIRDLRLKGKAIWRALRKGEHAVVTSNGEPQALLVGIDGDNLDETLQVIHQAQALLAVGRMTEHARQRGLDRLGLDEIEAVIEESRRERNR; encoded by the coding sequence GTGCTCCGATTCGTGACGATCCGCGATCTCCGGTTGAAAGGGAAGGCCATTTGGCGGGCCCTCCGGAAAGGCGAGCACGCCGTGGTCACCTCCAACGGAGAGCCTCAGGCCCTACTGGTCGGCATCGATGGTGACAATCTCGATGAAACCTTGCAAGTGATCCACCAGGCCCAAGCCTTGCTCGCCGTAGGGCGTATGACGGAGCACGCCCGGCAGCGGGGCTTGGACCGGCTGGGTCTCGACGAGATCGAGGCGGTCATTGAGGAAAGCCGCCGTGAACGCAACCGGTGA
- a CDS encoding amidohydrolase, with translation MSALPAPWGPRLEALFSTMVAWRRHLHQYPELSFQEVETPRFIAERLREAGIAVRTGVGGRGVVGVIEGARPGPTVALRADFDALPIQDEKDVPYRSRVPGVMHACGHDAHTATLLAVARVLADERQHLRGRVVLIHQFAEEVAPGGAKPMIEDGCLDGVDVIFGTHLWTPMPVGRVGYCPGYAMAAADRFEIEILGQGCHAAAPHQGVDSILVAAQVVTQLQQVVGRMIDPLEPAVVSVGTLHAGTAFNVIPATATLAGTVRTLSPAVRDRMETLLERLVRGTCDAYGAGYRFKYERGYPALFNHEDMTAFAAEAIGRYAGVEAVERVAPVMGGEDFAYYLEKVPGCFFFTGAGNPEVGASYPHHHPRFDIDERAMLVAGRALLAVTLRYLLGDEELERRAGAVLDGGLGRGSGEEG, from the coding sequence GTGTCCGCGCTTCCTGCCCCCTGGGGCCCGCGCCTCGAGGCACTGTTCAGCACCATGGTGGCCTGGCGGCGCCACCTGCATCAGTACCCCGAGCTGTCCTTCCAGGAGGTGGAGACCCCGCGCTTCATCGCCGAGCGGCTGCGGGAGGCGGGCATTGCCGTCCGCACCGGGGTCGGCGGGCGCGGGGTGGTGGGCGTGATCGAGGGGGCCCGGCCGGGCCCGACCGTGGCCCTGCGGGCCGACTTCGACGCCCTGCCCATCCAGGACGAGAAGGACGTGCCCTACCGGTCGCGGGTCCCGGGCGTTATGCACGCTTGCGGTCACGACGCCCACACGGCGACCCTGCTGGCGGTGGCGCGGGTCCTGGCGGATGAACGCCAGCACCTGCGGGGCCGGGTGGTGCTGATCCACCAGTTCGCCGAGGAGGTGGCGCCGGGAGGCGCCAAGCCCATGATCGAGGACGGGTGCCTGGACGGAGTCGACGTGATCTTCGGCACCCACCTGTGGACGCCGATGCCCGTGGGCCGGGTGGGCTACTGCCCGGGCTACGCCATGGCCGCTGCCGACCGTTTTGAGATCGAGATCCTGGGCCAGGGGTGTCACGCCGCGGCGCCGCACCAGGGGGTCGATTCCATCCTGGTGGCAGCCCAGGTGGTCACGCAGCTGCAGCAGGTGGTGGGGCGGATGATCGACCCGCTGGAGCCGGCGGTGGTGTCAGTGGGGACGCTGCACGCCGGTACGGCCTTCAACGTGATCCCCGCCACCGCCACCCTGGCGGGGACGGTGCGGACCTTGAGCCCCGCGGTGCGGGACCGGATGGAGACCCTGCTCGAGCGGCTGGTGCGGGGGACGTGCGACGCCTATGGGGCCGGATACCGGTTCAAGTACGAGCGCGGCTACCCGGCCCTGTTCAACCACGAGGACATGACGGCCTTCGCGGCCGAGGCCATCGGCCGCTACGCCGGCGTCGAGGCCGTGGAGCGGGTGGCGCCGGTGATGGGCGGCGAGGACTTCGCTTACTACCTCGAGAAAGTGCCGGGCTGCTTCTTCTTCACGGGGGCAGGGAACCCGGAGGTGGGGGCGTCGTACCCCCACCACCACCCGCGCTTCGACATCGACGAGCGGGCCATGCTGGTGGCGGGCCGGGCGCTTTTGGCGGTGACGCTGCGGTACCTGCTGGGCGACGAGGAACTCGAACGGCGGGCTGGGGCCGTGTTGGACGGCGGACTGGGCCGGGGGTCTGGGGAGGAAGGGTGA
- a CDS encoding NADH-quinone oxidoreductase subunit B, which yields MRIPGVWQWLPGILTTRLQELVNWGRANSMWYLLFGLACCAIEMMAAGGTRTDLDRIGSVFRASPRQADLMIVSGTVTEKMAPVVKTLYDQMAEPKFVVSMGACATNGGPYYQGYNVVDGVDKIIPVDVYVAGCPPRPEALVHAILKLQDKVRKIGVAHET from the coding sequence ATGCGCATCCCGGGCGTGTGGCAGTGGCTGCCGGGTATCCTGACCACCCGGCTCCAGGAGCTGGTCAACTGGGGCCGGGCCAACTCGATGTGGTATCTGCTCTTCGGCCTGGCCTGCTGTGCCATCGAGATGATGGCCGCCGGCGGCACCCGCACCGACCTGGACCGCATTGGCTCGGTCTTCCGCGCCTCGCCGCGCCAGGCGGACCTGATGATCGTCTCGGGCACGGTCACGGAGAAGATGGCGCCGGTGGTCAAGACCCTCTACGACCAGATGGCCGAGCCCAAGTTCGTCGTCTCCATGGGTGCTTGCGCCACCAACGGCGGGCCGTACTACCAGGGCTACAACGTGGTGGACGGCGTGGACAAGATCATCCCCGTTGACGTCTACGTGGCCGGCTGCCCGCCGCGCCCCGAGGCGCTGGTCCACGCCATCCTCAAGCTGCAGGACAAGGTGCGGAAGATCGGTGTGGCCCATGAAACCTGA
- a CDS encoding AbrB/MazE/SpoVT family DNA-binding domain-containing protein, with protein MAVAKVTAKGQVTIPGEIRERLGIAEGDAVLFEQVGQTVTMIPIKRRNPLELIGILPATRPYPGTDAIRREVRERLVSATGVEETRNE; from the coding sequence GTGGCCGTGGCCAAGGTGACGGCCAAGGGCCAGGTCACCATTCCCGGCGAGATTCGTGAGCGCCTGGGAATTGCCGAAGGGGATGCGGTTTTGTTCGAGCAGGTCGGGCAGACGGTGACGATGATCCCGATCAAGCGCCGCAATCCCCTGGAGTTGATCGGCATCCTACCAGCCACCCGACCGTATCCGGGTACGGATGCCATCCGGCGCGAGGTTCGGGAACGGCTCGTGTCCGCGACCGGCGTTGAGGAGACTCGGAATGAGTGA
- a CDS encoding PIN domain-containing protein: MSERAYVDANVLLRILTNDPPQMVDRARKLLASVARGEITLVVEPVVMAEMVWVLSSYYRFSRQQIGQALLELCETDGFEVKDKAVILQALRSYVKSNVDFIDAYLAARCNDEGCPVYTFDKDHFQRLSTTWLVPE, translated from the coding sequence ATGAGTGAGAGGGCTTACGTTGACGCCAACGTCCTGCTGCGGATCTTGACCAACGATCCGCCGCAAATGGTCGATAGAGCCCGAAAGTTGCTGGCGAGCGTGGCACGAGGGGAGATCACCCTCGTCGTCGAGCCGGTCGTGATGGCAGAAATGGTTTGGGTGCTGTCGTCGTACTATAGATTCTCCCGGCAACAGATCGGACAGGCTCTTCTCGAGTTGTGCGAGACCGATGGGTTTGAGGTGAAGGACAAAGCCGTCATCCTTCAGGCGCTACGGTCTTACGTGAAATCCAACGTGGACTTCATCGACGCCTACCTGGCCGCACGGTGCAACGACGAGGGTTGTCCCGTATACACCTTCGATAAGGACCACTTTCAGAGGCTTTCAACGACCTGGCTGGTGCCGGAATGA
- a CDS encoding LLM class flavin-dependent oxidoreductase has product MEIGIYSFGDRNTDPETGQLISPAERIRRLLEEIELADQVGLDVFGVGEHHRPDYVVSAPAVVLAAAAACTRRIRLTSAVNVLSSDDPVRVFQQFATLDLISGGRAEIMVGRGSFIESFPLFGYDLRDYDALFEEKLDLLLKLRESERVTWSGKFRPPIRDRGVYPRPIQNPIPVWIAVGGTPESAVRAGRLGLPMALGIIGGIPARFRPLVEIFRQAAREAGHPVPRLSINSHGFIADTSKDAADTAFPAFKEVMDRLGRERGWGPLTREQFEWSRSLHGADFVGNPEEVIEKILYQHELFHHDRFLLQLTVGTLPHKKVLRAIELLGTKVAPAVRKALRKGQGTGEGHGGGEGAAGTEGHPDLRPASR; this is encoded by the coding sequence TTGGAGATCGGCATCTACAGCTTCGGCGACCGCAACACCGACCCCGAGACCGGGCAATTGATCAGCCCCGCCGAGCGCATCCGGCGCCTCCTGGAGGAGATCGAGCTGGCCGATCAGGTGGGGCTCGACGTCTTCGGCGTCGGCGAGCACCACCGCCCGGACTACGTGGTCTCGGCACCCGCCGTGGTGCTGGCCGCGGCGGCGGCCTGCACCCGGCGGATCCGCTTGACCAGCGCCGTCAACGTGCTCAGCTCCGACGACCCCGTGCGGGTGTTCCAGCAGTTCGCCACCCTGGACCTGATCTCCGGCGGCCGGGCCGAGATCATGGTGGGGCGCGGCTCCTTCATCGAGTCCTTCCCCCTCTTCGGCTACGACCTGCGGGACTACGACGCGCTGTTCGAGGAGAAGCTGGACCTCTTGCTCAAGCTGCGGGAGTCGGAGCGGGTGACCTGGTCGGGGAAGTTCCGGCCGCCCATCCGCGACCGGGGCGTGTATCCGCGGCCGATCCAGAACCCGATCCCGGTGTGGATCGCCGTGGGCGGTACGCCGGAGTCGGCGGTGCGGGCGGGGCGCCTCGGCCTGCCCATGGCGCTGGGAATCATCGGCGGCATCCCCGCGCGCTTCCGGCCGCTGGTGGAGATCTTCCGGCAGGCGGCGCGGGAGGCGGGGCATCCGGTGCCGCGGCTCAGCATCAACTCCCACGGGTTCATCGCCGACACGTCGAAGGACGCCGCGGACACGGCCTTCCCCGCGTTCAAGGAGGTCATGGACCGGCTGGGCCGCGAGCGGGGCTGGGGGCCGCTGACCCGGGAGCAGTTCGAGTGGTCGCGGTCGCTGCACGGCGCGGACTTCGTCGGCAACCCGGAGGAGGTCATCGAGAAGATCCTCTACCAGCACGAGCTGTTCCACCACGACCGCTTCCTGCTGCAGCTCACGGTGGGCACGCTGCCCCACAAGAAGGTCCTGCGGGCCATCGAGCTCCTGGGGACGAAGGTGGCGCCGGCGGTGCGCAAGGCGTTGCGCAAGGGCCAGGGAACCGGTGAAGGCCACGGTGGCGGTGAGGGAGCCGCCGGCACCGAGGGACACCCTGACCTCCGGCCCGCTTCCCGTTGA